Proteins found in one Mustela lutreola isolate mMusLut2 chromosome 10, mMusLut2.pri, whole genome shotgun sequence genomic segment:
- the TMEM125 gene encoding transmembrane protein 125 — MSEGEAPAPPGPGVLPPDMLGEQVELWWSQQPRRSALCFAVAVVLVAGCGAGGVALLSSTSSRSGEWRLATGTVLCLLALLVLVKQLMSSAVQDMNCLRQPQHVALLRSGGGADALVVLLSGLVVLVTGLTLAGLAAAPAPARPLAAMLSVGIGLAATGSLLLLGLLLYQVGLSGHCPPLHAAAPATPGDHGGHGSTFSISGQLSAGQRHETTSSIASLI; from the coding sequence ATGTCTGAAGGAGAGGCTCCAGCCCCGCCGGGTCCGGGGGTGCTGCCCCCAGACATGCTGGGAGAGCAGGTAGAGCTATGGTGGTCCCAGCAGCCGCGGCGCTCGGCACTCTGCTTCGCCGTGGCCGTGGTCCTGGTGGCGGGCTGTGGGGCGGGTGGCGTGGCGCTGCTGTCCTCCACCAGCAGCCGCTCCGGCGAGTGGCGGCTGGCGACGGGCACAGTGCTCTGCCTGCTGGCCCTGCTGGTGCTGGTCAAGCAGCTGATGAGCTCGGCCGTGCAGGACATGAACTGTCTTCGCCAGCCCCAACATGTGGCCCTGCTGCGGAGCGGCGGAGGGGCCGATGCGCTCGTGGTGCTGCTCAGCGGCCTGGTGGTGCTGGTCACCGGCCTGACGCTGGCCGGGCTGgccgctgcccctgccccagcccggcCGCTGGCTGCCATGCTGTCGGTGGGCATCGGCCTGGCTGCCACGGGTTCACTTCTGTTGCTGGGCTTGCTACTGTACCAGGTGGGCCTGAGCGGACACTGTCCTCCCCTCCACGCAGCAGCCCCCGCCACCCCCGGTGACCACGGTGGCCACGGCAGCACCTTCAGCATCTCAGGCCAGCTGTCTGCTGGCCAGCGTCACGAGACCACGTCCAGCATCGCCAGCCTCATCTGA